Genomic window (Candidatus Binatia bacterium):
TGTTGGTCACGAGCGCGCTCGGCTTGTCGGGGATCTTGTAGGTGTGCGGCGGCAGGTCGGCGAGCTTCGTGATGGGGATCTTCCCCGCCGCGAAGGCGGGGGCCCCGGGCGCGAAAAGGAGAACTGCGGACAGCGCGGCGACGGCGGCAAGGTGTTTCATGGGTGCCTCAAAGTCCTTTGCTGGAGGGTGAAACGGCATCGATCGTTTAACTTCCGCAACTCTACCAAACGGCGCTCCGAAGGTCCTAACGACGATCGTCGGGGGCCGCTTTCGCGCGCCGGTTGTCCCGAATTAAGCGTTGTCCTAGTTTTTAGGACGGGCCAGAATACAGGCCATGAGTGGGACGGATCTGACCCCGCAGCTGGAGCGCCTGGCCGAACTTCCCTTCGTCGAGAAACCCCGCGAGGTTCGGTGTGCCGGGCGGGGCGGGCGACCCTTGCCCGATGCATGTATCGAGCTCACCGTGGGGGGGAGGAAGCGGGTCCTCGCGGTCGAGTTCAGGCGGTCCGATCCGATCAGCCGGATCTCAATCGATCACTGGATCGCGCGAATCGGAGCATCGCGGCAGGATTGGATCCTGTTCGCGAACCATGTCGGCCCCCGTCTCGGCAAGGAGCTGCGGGAGCAACGGATCAATTTCGTCGACCGGGAGGGCAACTGCCACCTCTCGATCGATGAGGGACACGTGGCCTACATCGAAGGACGGAAGCGATCCTCTCCAGCCTGGGAATCTCACGGTATGGGTCGCGCCGGGTACCAGGTGCTGTTTGCCTTGCTGGCGAATCCCGGACTCACGGCAGGCACGGTACGGGAAATCGCGTCGTCATCCGGTGCGAGCAAAACGGCGGCTTCCTCGGTTCTGAACCGGCTGGAACGCGACGGCATCGTCGTAGATCGCAACCTCCTGCATCCCGACACCTTGCTTCAGCGCTGGTTGAGCGGTTACGCCGACCGGGTTCGTCCCCGGCTCCTGTTCGGACGATACGAGTCGAAGATCCAGGATCCGAACGAACTGGACCGGTTCCTGGAACGCGAGCTTTCCAGTCAAGGTGAGGATTCGTTCGTGGATGGGTCCAAGACGATCCGATGGGCCTGGGGGGGCAGTGCGGCCGAACATCGACTTCTCCATTATTATCGTGGAACGATCACGGTCATCCACTTCGACCCAGCGCCGTCGACCGCCGCCAAGCGGTGGGGCCTGGCTCCGGCACGAGCGGGGGCGATCACGTTCCTCGGCATTCCCGGCCCCCTCGCGTTCCAAGGTGCGGAGCCCAATACGGTGCATCCGCTCCTGATCTATTCGGAGCTGCTGGCCACGGGCGAGGAGCGCGCCCGCGATGCTGCAGCCCGGATCCGGGAGCGCTATCTTCAGCACCTGTCATGATCCGCCTCTCGGAAAATCATCTGTCGACCTTCCGCGATCTCGCCCGGCTCGGGCCTTCGGTCGACTTCAGCCTCATCGGCGCGCTGGCGCTGGCCTGCGCCCTGCCCCGCTTTCGCCGGCAGACGAACGACGTCGATATCACGACCGCGCTCCCCCTGGACGAGGCCAACGCGGCTCTGGCGCGATTGCCTGGGTGGAGCCGGACCGGCAGGGTGGAGTACGAGTGGCGCAGCGCCGGTGGGACCCTGGTGCACGTCTTTCCCATCGACGCGTCGTCTCGGGAACAGGGTTTTCTGGTGTGGTCCAAGGGCGGGCGGCGGATGAGCCTCGTGGGGATGAGACACGCGTTCGAGAAGACGAACCCGCTGAACGTGGCTCCCGGCGTCACGGTGCGATCGGCATCGGTACCGGCGGTGATCCTCATGAAGTCCGTTGCCTATCAGGACCGGCCGCGGGAGCGGGAACGGGACGTCGACGACTTCGCGACCGTGATGGACGTCTACATCGACGATCGGGACGCGCGACGTTGGGCCGCGGGCCCGGGCGTGATTCATGAGGACGTCGGCGCCCATTGGCTGGGGCGGGACATCGCGGCGATCGCGAACGATGCCGAACGGAAGAGCATCGAGAGGTTCGTCGACATTCTGCGCGGCGGAGCGGCACTGGCCACGCTGACTCGGGTGTCGCCGCCGAGCCTGCGCGCGAATCCGAGAGATGTGCTGGCGCGATTGGAAGCGTTTCGAGCGGGGCTCGGCTCGGGAGGGTCCGCGTGAGCGCGGCCGGGATCTAGGGCTCGGCGCGCGGATAGGTCCCGAGCACACGCACCTCGGTGGTGACCGGTTTCAGCTCCTCCAGCGCGGCGCGGACAGGCTCCGACGCCGCATGCCCCTCCAGGTCGAGGTAGAACCGGTACTGCCATGGCGATCCCAGGACCGGGCGCGACTCGATCCGCGTGAGGTTCACGCCGCGCGCACCGAACCGGGCGAGCACGTCCCCCAGCGCGCCGGGCTTGTGGGCGAGCGCGATCTGGAGCGACGTCTTGCACGACGCCCCAGGCGGGCACGCCACGGCCTCGCGCGCGATCTCGACGAAGCGGGTGTAGTTCCCCTCCTGCGTCTGGATGCCGCGCCGCAGCACTTCCAATCCGTAGAGCCGCGCCGCCGACTCGCTGGCGATGGCCGCCACCGTCGGATCGTTCCCCTCGCGCACCTTCCGCGCCGAGCCCGCCGTGTCGAACTCGGTGCGCGTCACCGCCCAGGGAATCGTGCGGAGGAACGCCTCGCACTGCGCGAGCGCCTGGGGATGGGAGATCACGGTGCGCAGCGACTCCAGCTTCGCGCCCGGCAGCGCGAGCAGGCAGTGCTCCACCCGGCTCACCACCTCGGCCGTGATCGTCACCCCACCTTCCGCGAGCAGGTCGTAGGTCTCGTGGACGCTCCCCGCCGTCGTGTTCTCGATCGGCATCAGGGCGAAATCGGCGGAGCCGTCGCGCACCGCGTCCACGGCGCCGCGGAAGGTGTCATGGCCGGTCAGCAGGACGCCTCCCTCGCGGCCCGCGTAGCGGCGCTGCGCCGTGAGGTGGCTGAACGAGCCCTCCACGCCCTGGTAGGCGACCCGCAGCGGCACGCCCTCCAGGGAGCGCACCAGCGCCTGCTGGTGGGCCACCGACATCTCCATGATGTCGCGGTAGAGCCGCTCGATCTCGTGCGCGTCGAGGCCGAGCTCGGTGGCGGCGTGGCGGATCCGGTCGATGATCTGCTCCTCGCGCCGGCGGTCGCGGAAAGGGGCGGCGCTCTCGATCTTGGCGCGCGCGACCTGCTCGACCAGATCCATGCGCCGCTTCAGCGCGGCGAGGATCTCGCGATCGACGCCTTCGATGGCTTCACGGACGGCCTGGAGGTCGGGGCGTTTCGCGTTCATGACGGCGCGATCGCGCCCATCGCGGCGGGTCCGGCCGCGCGCGCCCCGGCCCGGGGCGCCGCGGCTACGGCAGGAACCGCTCGGGGTGCGCGATCTTCTCCGGAAGGTAGGTGTCCATCACGTAGTTCAGGCCGTGCGCCGCCAGCGCCTGCTGCTCGGCGCGGACGCCCATCGAGATCAGCTTTTCCATGGCCGCGGCCCACGGCTTGTGGTGGTGGAAGAACGGGTCGTTCTTGATGGCGTCCTTGGCGCGCTTCACGTCCACTTCCTTCAGCGGATGCGTGGGCAGCTTGTAGTCGACGATGTCCTGCGGTGTGATGCCCAGGAACCGGGCCTGCGGCACGCAGAAGAACTCGTTGATGTGCGCCGCGTTGCCCGATCCCACCTTGAACGTGCGGTAGATGTTCGTGATCCCGTAGGGGTCGCCGTCCACGAAGACATAGACCGGGATCTTCTTTGCGTCGGCGAGACGGCGGATAAAGCGCCGGCAGGCGCGGGTGGGCACGCCCCCCATCGAGACCAGGATGCAGTTTGCCTTCTTGGCGTAGCCGTGCTTCACCAGGCGCTGGAACATGCCGGCGGTCTCGATGACAAGGATGAACTTGGCCTTGGTCTCGAATTCCAGGTCCTCCACCGAGATCGGAATGGAGTAGGCGCCGCTCCCGAACTTGGTGCAGTCGATGTGCAGCGCCCGGCCGGTCTCCGGATCCTTGTCCACCACGGTCAGGGCGCCCGATACGTCGCCCCCCTTTTCCTCGGGGACGAAGCCCATCTGCTCGCGATTCACCTCGAAGAGCGCCTCGACGTCGTCCATCACCGTGTCCGACTCGGTCTGCTCCAGGAAGCGCGCGTCGCCCCAGTTCTTTGACACGTAGTAGGCCTCCCGCTTGGTCGCGATGTCGTCGGTTTCGACGAGCGACTTGGAGAGCGCCATCATCCGGAGCGTCTGCGCGAAGGACTTCACCGTGTTCACGGTCAGCGTGCGCTCCTTCTTCTTCCCCCGGATCTCGAAATACCCCTCCTTCTCGAGGTAGCGCACGTTGGCGAGCGAGCGGATGGGGAACTTCAAGACCGGCTTCTTCTTCTTGAGGATCGACTCCTCGACCGCCTTGGCTTCCTTCTTGATCTTGGGGACGACCTTGTCGCTCACTGTCGGCTCCGTTCGAGGGTGTCCTTCAAGGTGTCGCACACCTTGTCGCGCTCCTTGTCCGAGATCGCGAGGATCTCCTGGAGCGCGATGCCGATGTGCGGGATGTATTTCTCGATGTACGAGCGCTTCTTCTCGGCGTCCGCCTCGCGCAGCCCGCGGCGAATGTAGATGCCCAGCTTCCGCCCGACGTCCTGCAGCGCGAGCCGGATCTCCTTGGCGATCTCCGGGTAGGACGCGACCGATTCCTTGCTCTCGGACGTGAACGGCACCCAGACCGACGCGATGTGCACGATGAGGATCATCGGCGCCGCGGGAAGCGCGCCCTTCGACTGCTGCAGCCCGTACGCCTTCCAGTTCGTCCCGACGACCGCTTTCGTGACCGCGCACGCCGACTGCTGGTAGAGGAGCGGCACGCGGTTGGCGAAGCGGAGCATCGTGATCAGCTCGTCGGCGGGGAGGCTCTCGGCGCCGTAGGCGAGCGCCGCCTCCACGAGGAAGGGGTTTCCGCGGTAGACGGACGGGGAGCGCGAGGTCGCCGCGTAGAAGCGGGCGTCGATCTGCTTCTTCAGCCCCTCGAGCAGCAGCTCCTCGCCGATCGGCGAGAGCACGTTCGAGGGCGGCGCCATCAGCTTGGTCGCCTGGATCGCGTTGTAGAGCGCCTCGGCCTGGTCGCGCGCCGCCTTGTGCGGCGAATAGCCCGCCGAGAGCCCCGCGGCGCGCGCAATCTCGTCGGCCACCGTCGGCCCGACGCGGGAGAACTCTCCGCTCAGGAAGGCTCCCAGGTTCTTCGCCTTGGTCTCGTGGAGCATCTTCAGAAGAATGCCCAGCTCCACGCCGTGCGGGTGCGGCTTGATCTCCAGCGGCGCCTTCGGCATCTCCTCGGCCACGCGCTCCAGCTCGAGCCGCTCGCCGTTGGGGGCGACGTACGTGATCCGGGCGTGCGGATTCGCCATCGCCGTCTGCTCCACGTAGCCGTCCACGGAGTGGCGGCCCTTCTTGTAGGTCGCCTCGATCTCCAGCTCGACCCGCGTGCCGTGCTGCGGCATCCACTCCACTTCGTGGTCGGCCACCACGACCGGCCGGTTCACGCGCGTGTCGATCTGGATGTCGAACTTGTGCGCCGGCTTCCCGGCGCCCGGACGCGAGATCACGGTGATCGGCTTTCCGGTCGTGAGCTGGCCGTACATGCCGGCCGCCGAGATGCCGATCCCTTGCTGTCCGCGCGACTGGCGCAGGCGGTGGAACTTGGACCCGTAGAGGAGCTGGCCGAAGATGCGCGGCACCTGCGCCTTCACGATCCCCGGACCGTTGTCCTGGACGGCGATGCGGTAGCGCGTCTCGGAGATCTCCTGGATCTCGATCAGGATGTCGGGAAGGATCCCCGCCTCCTCGCACGCGTCGAGCGCGTTGTCGACGGCTTCCTTCACGGTGGTGAGGAGCGCCTTCGCGGGGCTGTCGAATCCGAGAAGATGGCGGTTCTTGGTGAAGAACTCGCTGACCGAGATCTCGCGCTGCTTCTCGGCGAGATCGGCCGCCGTGAGGTGGATGATCTTCTTCACGCCCTTCGGCACCTTGAGCGGCGCCGGTTTCCGGGCGATCGGCGTGGACGTGGCTTTCTTCGTGTCCTTCTTCAATGCTTGCGCCATGGCCTCCCTCTCCTCCCCCCTGCCCTCAGGAACGCAAGTTCGCCGAGAATCTAACCGCGGGGCTCCCCGGGCGGCAAGGATTGAGCCGCAGGGGGTCCGACGGGGGAGGGTCGTGGGTTTAGATGCCGCGGGGCTCTCGCAGGACGAATCCCGGGAGTAACCGCAGCCGATACAGGTACTTTGGGCGGTTCCACCGCCGCAAAGCCGCCCCCCCGCCGCCTTCCGCGCGCGCCGAGGGCGCGCGCGGCATGTGGATTGCCCTTCCCACCTCCGATCGGTATCCCGAACGTCGTCCTCGACCGAAAGCGAGGTATCCCCCCGTGGCCCCCTTTCCGCATTCCACGCGCACGCTGACCTCCATCCTGGTCGAGTGCGGGATCGTCACCGACGAGCAGGTGGCGCAGGCGCTTGCGCGCCAGCGCGACACCGGACTCCTGATCGGCGAAACGCTGGTCGAGCTGGGGTTCACGACCGAGGAGAACATCGGCTGGGCCCTCTCGCGGCAGCTCGGCTTCCCGTATGCGGACGTTCACCCCTCCTCGGTGGATCCGGACATGGTGAAGCGCTTTCCCGAGGGGCTCCTCCGGCGCATTCAGGCCGTACCGCTCTTCGGGACCGAAGAGGAGATCACCTTCGCGATGGCCGATCCGACCGACGTGGATGCCGTGGCCGAGCTGAAGGGGGCCGCCGGCATCCCCGCCTCGCTCGTGATCGGAGGACCGGCGTCCATCCGGCGCGTGCTCGATTCGGTCTACGGGCCTCCCGAGTCGGGATCGCCGCACGCGGCACCGCCGCCCACCAGCCGCCGCGACATCGTCTGGGACCGCGCGGGCACGAACTTCCTGGCCTACCATCTCCACGCGGCCATTCAGGCGCGCGCCTCCGAGATCCATTTCATCCCGGCGGGCGCCGACCTGACGGTAGCGTACCGCACCGACGCGGGGCTGGTGGCGCAGACCCCCGAGCAGCCGGAGACCTCGCTCTACCTGCGCGCGCGGCTCGGCGTGCTCGGCATCGCCGACGTGGACGACGGACGTGCCTCGTCCTGGGGCGCCGCCATCGTGGAGCTGGGTCCCGACCGCATCGCGGTCTCCGCGTGCCATAGCCGGACCGACGCGGGTGTCGCCACCGTGCTTCGCCTGGCCCCGGCGCCGGCGGAGACGCCGGATCTCTCCCTTCTCGGGCTCTCTCCGCTCGGCGAGGCCGAGATCCGCGAGTTCATCGACGGCCCCGAGGGGCTCGTCGTCGTGACCGGCCCTCCGCGGGCGGGAGGCTCCCTGGTGCTCGCCTCCCTCGCCGCGCTGGCGGCACGCGCCGACCGCCGGACGCTGGTGTTCGAGCCGGCCCATCTGCTCCCCTATCCCCCCGGCACGATCCGCATCCCGGCGACCGACCCGGCGCGCTGGGAGCAGCTCGCGGTCGGATTGGGCGCCGACGTCGTCGCCCTGGACGGCGTGGTCAACGGCGAGCGGGTCGAAACTCTGTTCCACGGGGCCGCCGTGGGCCGTCTCGTCTTCGCGCGCACGGACTGGCTCGACCCCAAGGCACTCCTCGCCCATCTGACCCGGAGCCGCGCCGGCCGCGCCGCTCTGCGCGACCGCCCCTTCGCCTTGATCGCCCTCCCCGCGGCCCGCCGCGAGGGCTCCGCCGTCTGGGTGGACCCGTCGCGCGCCGAGATCCAGGCGGGAAGCCTGCAGGTCACGATCCTCTCGGATGAGAAACGGGACGCGCTCGCGAAGGACGGAGGCCGCTGATGCCGCTCGACGTGAAGACCCTGCTCCAGGCGACGGTCGAATCCGGCGCTTCGGATCTCCACATCTCCTCCGGCATGCCCCCGATGATCCGCCTGCGCGGCGAGATGGTGCGCTCGCAGTCGCCCTCGCTCTCCGACGCCGACGCGCGCGCGCTCCTCTCCCCCCTGATGAACGACGGCCAGCGGAAGCTGTTCGAGGAACGGCGCGAGATCGACTTCGCGTTCGAGATCCCGGGACTCTCGCGGTTTCGCGCCAACATCTTCGAGCAGCGGCGCGGGATCGGGGGCGTGTTCCGGGTGATCGCGACCAAGATCCGCACGCTGGACGAGCTCGGCGCGCCCAAGATCCTCCGCGACCTGGCGCTCAAGGAGCGCGGGCTGGTGCTGGTGACCGGTCCCACGGGCAGCGGCAAGTCGACGACGCTCGCCGCCATGATCGATTTCGTGAACTCGAGCCGCGCCGGGCACATCATCACGATCGAGGACCCGATCGAGTTCGTGCACGAGTCCAAGAGCTGTCTCATCAACCAGCGGGAAATCGGCGCCCATACCGATTCCTTCGCGGCCGCGCTCCGGAGCGCCCTGCGCGAGGATCCGGACATCCTCCTCGTGGGCGAGCTCCGCGACCTCGAGACGACGGCGCTCGCGATCACGGCCGCCGAGACGGGACACCTCGTCTTTGGCACGCTTCATACGAACTCCGCCGCGAAGACGATCGACCGGCTCATCGACATCTTCCCCGCGGATCGCCAGTCGCAGGTGCGGACGATGGTGAGCGAGTCGCTGGAAGGGGTGATCGCCCAGAGCCTGATCCCCACCGCCGACGGCAAAAGCCGCGTCGCCGCCCTCGAGATCCTGGTCGGGGTCCCCGCGCTCCGGAACCTGGTGCGGGAGGACAAGACGACGCAGATCCAGAGCGTCATGCAGGTCGGGGCGCAGCACGGGATGCAGACCCTGGACCAGGCGCTCAAGGATCTCGTGATCGCAGGGAAGATCACGCGCGAGGCGGCGGCCGAGCGCTCGACCAATCCGAAGCTCTTCGAGGGGCCGCACGGGGGCACGCCGGGAGCGCCCGCGGGAGCCGGAGCGGCCGCGGCGGCGTCGCGGGCCTAGGGCAGAGCCCGCGGTCGAGAGGCTGTGGTACACTCGATGGAAGAAGCTCATCCGCCACTCCAACGAACGTGTCCGCCATCGAAACCGACAAACGCACCCGCCTCGAGCGCCGGTCCCGGTCCATGCGCCTCGTCTTGTTCGACATCGACGGCACCCTGCTCCGCGAGGGGCTCGCGCCCAAGATCGCCTTCGCGCGCGCGCTCCGCGAGACCTACGCCACCACCGGACCAATCAACGATTTCAAGTTCGCGGGCATGACCGATCCGCAGTGCGTCACCGAGATCATGCGGCTCGCCGGGATCGACGACGACGTGATCCACTCCCGGCGCAAGGAATGCCTCCGCCGCTACGTCGAGCACCTCCACGTGGAGATGCCGAACCACGACGGCGCCCGGCTCTTCCCCGGCGTGCGCGAGCTGCTCGAGCGGCTGAACAAGCTGGACGACGTGATGGTGGGGCTTCTGACCGGGAACATCCTGCGCGGCGCCGAGCTCAAGCTGCGCCGCTGGAACCTGGAGCCCTATTTCCGCTTCGGCGCCTACGGCGACGACCACGAGGACCGCTCCGTGCTGGCCCAGATCGCTCTGGAGAAGGCGCGCGCGCTGACCGGGCGGGTCTTCAGCGGCGCGGACACGACGGTGGTGGGCGACACGCCGCGCGACGTCTCCTGCGCGCGCGCGATCGGAGCCCGCGCGGTCGTGGTGGCCACCGGCCAGGTCTCGCGGTCCGAGCTGGCCGAGTCGGCGCCGGACGCCATCCTCGATTCCTTCGAGAATCACGAAGCCGCGCTTCGCGCGATCTTTCCGTAGCCGCCCGTAGCCGCTCCCGGCAACTTTTCCTGGCCGACGCGCTGTCGCTCCTTCATTCTGCAGCCCAGCCTCCTTTCCGCCGATAACGCGCGCAAGGAGGAACACCGATGCCCATCACCATCGAGGCCGTTCTCTCGATCCTGATCACGGCGGTCAGCTGGCTGGCCGCGCCCGCCCAGGCCGCGCCGGCGCGCGACGCCGCCGTTCCCGCCGCGTTCATCCGCGCCGCCGGGGACCGCTTCGAGATCGTGCGCGGCGGCGTCGCGCGTCCCGTCTTCTTCCGCGGGGTGAACCTCGGGGCCGGCGCGCCGGGTCACTTCCCCGGAGAGTTCGCCTTCACCAAGGACGACTACCGGCGCTACATCCGATTCGCGCGCGATCTCCACGCCAACGCGATCCGGCTCTACGCCGTGCACCCTCCGGCGTTCTATCAGGCCCTGCGCGAGGAGAACGCCGCGCACCCCGACCGGCCCGTCTGGCTCTTCCAGGAGGTCTGGACCGAGCTGCCCGAGTCGGACGACTTCTGGGATCCCGCGTTCACCGCCGGGTTCGACGCCGACGTGCGCTCCGCCGTGGACGCGGTCCACGGCAACGCGCTGGTCGCGCCGCGGCCGGGGCACGCCTCGGGGCGCTACGACGCCGACGTCTCACCGTGGCTCGCGGGCTGGCTCCTGGGGCGCGAGTGGGAGCCCTACGCCGTGCGGGCGACCGAGCGGAGCCATCCCGAGAAGACCTCCTTCCGCGGCGCCTTCTTCGCGGTGGAGGCGGGCACGCCCATGGAGACCTGGCTCGCGCGCGCGTGCGAGACCTCGGCCTCGTACGAGGCCACGCGCTACGGCGCGGCGCACGCCGTCTCGTTCGTGAACTGGCCGACGCTCGACGTGATGCGCCACCCCACGGAGACCGAGCGGGGCGGACGGGAGGCGGAGCACGACGAGGACGCCTATTCCGTCGATCCCGTGCGCATCCGCCCCGTGAAGAACGCGGCGCTCGATCGGACGTTCCGCGGCTACTTCGCGAACTACCACGTCTATCCCTACTACCCGGACTTCATGAATCTCGACCCGGGCTACGCGGCCACGCGCGACCGCCACGGCGCCTGCTCCTACGCCGGATACCTCCGGGACCTGAAGGCGCACACGCGCGGCATCCCGCTGATGATCGGGGAGTACGGGGTGCCGACGAGCCGCGGCATCGCGCACCGGCAGCCGCAGGGGATCGACCATGGCGGCGCCTCGGAGCGCGAGCAGGGGGAGCGCGACGTGCGCATGCTCGAGGACATCGCGGACACGGGATGCGCCGGATCGCTCCTCTTTGCGCTGTTCGACGAGTGGTTCAAGGTGAACTGGCTGGTCGCAAGGATGGAAGCGCCGCGCGAGCGCGACCCGCTCTGGCACAACCTCCTCGATCCCGAGGAGAACTACGGCCTGATCGCGTTCGATCCGCCCCCCAGGATCCGCGTGGACGGCGCGACGGCGGACTGGCGGGGCGTCGCTCCGTACGCGAGCGACCCGGGCGGCGCCTGGCTCAAGGCCCTCTATGCGAC
Coding sequences:
- a CDS encoding HAD hydrolase-like protein, whose translation is MRLVLFDIDGTLLREGLAPKIAFARALRETYATTGPINDFKFAGMTDPQCVTEIMRLAGIDDDVIHSRRKECLRRYVEHLHVEMPNHDGARLFPGVRELLERLNKLDDVMVGLLTGNILRGAELKLRRWNLEPYFRFGAYGDDHEDRSVLAQIALEKARALTGRVFSGADTTVVGDTPRDVSCARAIGARAVVVATGQVSRSELAESAPDAILDSFENHEAALRAIFP
- a CDS encoding type IV pilus twitching motility protein PilT; translation: MPLDVKTLLQATVESGASDLHISSGMPPMIRLRGEMVRSQSPSLSDADARALLSPLMNDGQRKLFEERREIDFAFEIPGLSRFRANIFEQRRGIGGVFRVIATKIRTLDELGAPKILRDLALKERGLVLVTGPTGSGKSTTLAAMIDFVNSSRAGHIITIEDPIEFVHESKSCLINQREIGAHTDSFAAALRSALREDPDILLVGELRDLETTALAITAAETGHLVFGTLHTNSAAKTIDRLIDIFPADRQSQVRTMVSESLEGVIAQSLIPTADGKSRVAALEILVGVPALRNLVREDKTTQIQSVMQVGAQHGMQTLDQALKDLVIAGKITREAAAERSTNPKLFEGPHGGTPGAPAGAGAAAAASRA
- a CDS encoding DNA topoisomerase IV subunit A; the encoded protein is MSDKVVPKIKKEAKAVEESILKKKKPVLKFPIRSLANVRYLEKEGYFEIRGKKKERTLTVNTVKSFAQTLRMMALSKSLVETDDIATKREAYYVSKNWGDARFLEQTESDTVMDDVEALFEVNREQMGFVPEEKGGDVSGALTVVDKDPETGRALHIDCTKFGSGAYSIPISVEDLEFETKAKFILVIETAGMFQRLVKHGYAKKANCILVSMGGVPTRACRRFIRRLADAKKIPVYVFVDGDPYGITNIYRTFKVGSGNAAHINEFFCVPQARFLGITPQDIVDYKLPTHPLKEVDVKRAKDAIKNDPFFHHHKPWAAAMEKLISMGVRAEQQALAAHGLNYVMDTYLPEKIAHPERFLP
- a CDS encoding type IV toxin-antitoxin system AbiEi family antitoxin: MSGTDLTPQLERLAELPFVEKPREVRCAGRGGRPLPDACIELTVGGRKRVLAVEFRRSDPISRISIDHWIARIGASRQDWILFANHVGPRLGKELREQRINFVDREGNCHLSIDEGHVAYIEGRKRSSPAWESHGMGRAGYQVLFALLANPGLTAGTVREIASSSGASKTAASSVLNRLERDGIVVDRNLLHPDTLLQRWLSGYADRVRPRLLFGRYESKIQDPNELDRFLERELSSQGEDSFVDGSKTIRWAWGGSAAEHRLLHYYRGTITVIHFDPAPSTAAKRWGLAPARAGAITFLGIPGPLAFQGAEPNTVHPLLIYSELLATGEERARDAAARIRERYLQHLS
- a CDS encoding DNA topoisomerase VI subunit B — encoded protein: MAQALKKDTKKATSTPIARKPAPLKVPKGVKKIIHLTAADLAEKQREISVSEFFTKNRHLLGFDSPAKALLTTVKEAVDNALDACEEAGILPDILIEIQEISETRYRIAVQDNGPGIVKAQVPRIFGQLLYGSKFHRLRQSRGQQGIGISAAGMYGQLTTGKPITVISRPGAGKPAHKFDIQIDTRVNRPVVVADHEVEWMPQHGTRVELEIEATYKKGRHSVDGYVEQTAMANPHARITYVAPNGERLELERVAEEMPKAPLEIKPHPHGVELGILLKMLHETKAKNLGAFLSGEFSRVGPTVADEIARAAGLSAGYSPHKAARDQAEALYNAIQATKLMAPPSNVLSPIGEELLLEGLKKQIDARFYAATSRSPSVYRGNPFLVEAALAYGAESLPADELITMLRFANRVPLLYQQSACAVTKAVVGTNWKAYGLQQSKGALPAAPMILIVHIASVWVPFTSESKESVASYPEIAKEIRLALQDVGRKLGIYIRRGLREADAEKKRSYIEKYIPHIGIALQEILAISDKERDKVCDTLKDTLERSRQ
- a CDS encoding ATPase, T2SS/T4P/T4SS family codes for the protein MAPFPHSTRTLTSILVECGIVTDEQVAQALARQRDTGLLIGETLVELGFTTEENIGWALSRQLGFPYADVHPSSVDPDMVKRFPEGLLRRIQAVPLFGTEEEITFAMADPTDVDAVAELKGAAGIPASLVIGGPASIRRVLDSVYGPPESGSPHAAPPPTSRRDIVWDRAGTNFLAYHLHAAIQARASEIHFIPAGADLTVAYRTDAGLVAQTPEQPETSLYLRARLGVLGIADVDDGRASSWGAAIVELGPDRIAVSACHSRTDAGVATVLRLAPAPAETPDLSLLGLSPLGEAEIREFIDGPEGLVVVTGPPRAGGSLVLASLAALAARADRRTLVFEPAHLLPYPPGTIRIPATDPARWEQLAVGLGADVVALDGVVNGERVETLFHGAAVGRLVFARTDWLDPKALLAHLTRSRAGRAALRDRPFALIALPAARREGSAVWVDPSRAEIQAGSLQVTILSDEKRDALAKDGGR
- the pheA gene encoding prephenate dehydratase, which produces MNAKRPDLQAVREAIEGVDREILAALKRRMDLVEQVARAKIESAAPFRDRRREEQIIDRIRHAATELGLDAHEIERLYRDIMEMSVAHQQALVRSLEGVPLRVAYQGVEGSFSHLTAQRRYAGREGGVLLTGHDTFRGAVDAVRDGSADFALMPIENTTAGSVHETYDLLAEGGVTITAEVVSRVEHCLLALPGAKLESLRTVISHPQALAQCEAFLRTIPWAVTRTEFDTAGSARKVREGNDPTVAAIASESAARLYGLEVLRRGIQTQEGNYTRFVEIAREAVACPPGASCKTSLQIALAHKPGALGDVLARFGARGVNLTRIESRPVLGSPWQYRFYLDLEGHAASEPVRAALEELKPVTTEVRVLGTYPRAEP